ccctgtcgcacacaaaaacaaaaacatacttgTCATACGTGATTCATGAACTATGCGTTTCATCGCTGACGtctcaaatacatttctaatTGTTTTCCTGAGGAACCATAAACTAAATCTTTACGGCGCATGGCATTGAACAGCTGAATTGATAACAGCTGGTTCAGTTGCAGCGGATTTACTTTAATGGTGACGCTTTGTGAAGTTAAGTCGGCGTAATGCAACAGTGCTGACTGACAAACACGTCTTTGTGGTGCAGAAAACGATGAGAATTAACATTTTTGCATGAAACTGGAACCACTCAAAGCACCGCAAAATGGTTTCACCTCAGAGAAAGATGCTCTACTTCAGGTTCATAAAATTAAGATTCAAGTTTGGAGTCGTTTAACGTGGGTCTTAAATTAGGTGctgaatctttttgtttttcatcaaaacatgaaacaaacagatgcGAAGCAATAGAGctgatttaaagtgtttttaaaagaaaatgtgcaaagCAAAGACTTCGAAAAACCTTGAATAGTGATCTAATGTTCATGTTGGTGGGTCGTCCAGGAGATGGAGAGCAGAATAAAAGCCCTGCAGGACAAAAATGAGGATCTGAGGATAGAGGTGGCTCAGAGACAAGTGGAAGTCAGGTACCTCATGACCAAACCTCTTTTCATCCAGTTGGTGTTATTTCCcatgtcttttatttgtttatttttgttttttccatttctgtgcTTTTGCCTGTTTATTACAATAAGAAACACTGCAGATGATTCCCTTCAGTGCTGTTAATTACCAGTTTTAATAAGCAcgaacttgtgtgtgtgtgttgccagaAGTCTCACTGAAGATGTGGAAACCCATGAAGCTCAGATACTGAGAGAACAGAAAGAGCTGGAGGACCAGAAGGAGATCATAGAGCTcaaagaggtttgtgtgtgtgtgtgtctgtgtgtgtgggcctgaCTGACTAAGCATAACTTACAGCACACCaccaataaaacaacaaagcatgtggtttcttacatttttatgtgtgtctctgtgtgtgtcacaagGCGGAGAAAGCCCAGCTCATCAGCGTACCTGACCAGATATtagagaagatgaagaggaaacgCTCCAAGAAGGAGTAAGTGCATTTAATCTATAACTTTATCTTGAAAcaccagaaaataaaatgagcGATTTCgctgagaaaacactgaagaggaaacacaatggAAACAAATGGTTTTCTCCTGGAATTGAACAATTATCTTAAATCAAATCCCAAATCTTCAATTATTCTGTCATTCGTCTCTGTATACATAAAAGATGTGGATTCAACTGAAATAATCCTGCACTTTTcataatgtgagtgtgtgctgctaaataataatggtaatatctttatttataaagcacttctCAAGGTTATAAAGGGCTTcatggataaaaacaaacaagtaattAATACATACAAATTAACTGAAAAACGAAAACAGTCACGAAAGAAACGAAACACAAAACTTGACAGAAATCTGATGcaattaaagtaaattataaggttttatttaaagtaaatttcTCAGTGTAAACTTTTAATTAGATCTGTGCAAAACTTAAAGTAACTATTCGTTTTAATCctttttctgcaaaaaaaaaattcaatttccAGTTCCATTAGTTGTTCAGTCTCTTCTCTGCAACATATCTTGCGTATAAGTAGAAAAATAATGTTGGCAATCcctctcttttaaaaaaaatgacaaccACATGTATTAGGCTCCAGTCAAAAGCCCCTTAATCACCAGAGAATAGCTCCACTTGGAGCCGCGCTGCAGTCTCTTTTAATGTTTACTCCAAATTAATACTTGGCTCGCGAGCGATGCAGCAGAGCCGTCTGCATGAGCCATGTGAGCTCCAGTACGACTCGCAATCTGAAATTCACAAAGCTGAGTGGCACCGGGAGGGGGTGTGTTAAAGATGGATGCACATGCTGTTATTTCATAAGATCTGCACTCCTACAAAGCTTGTGTGATGATATACACTGTGTTGTACTTCTTTTGTCTCTAAAATGTTCTGTCCCTCTCCTCCAAACACGCCAGAGCCGCTCTGAAGGAAATAGAAGCACTAAACGCAGAGATCTCCGAAACGGAGCAGCAAGTGCAGGAGGTGGAAGTACGAAACCGATCCCtcaggatgaggagggaggaggtgatgcaGAAGCTGGAGGCTCTCCAGGCCCAAGTCGAAGCCAGTCAGAGAGAGTGCAGACAGCTGCTGAAAGAACAGGAAgtcagcagggaggaggaggtggaattcATTGGGACCAGGTACAAAACTATTAACACAGCCAAAAGTGGATAACATGGAAAGGGCGTCCTAAAAAGGACGAATGTGGATGATGAATATATTAAGATGGAAACACAATATTTGATATGGGGGTTGAGATGTTTCCACATGAGtcgctgtgtgttttgtgtcaccAGAGGTATCCTGGAAATGAAGCTACAGGACGTCATGTGTGACAGAAAGCACCTGTTCGAGAGCCAGTCTGTGCAGCTCAGGGAGAAAAATAGGTAGAGAATGGAAACTGAGCTCGATGACACATGGAAACGAGTCTCCACATATTCATAAACATGTGAATTCACACATTTTATGTAGCTGCATTCACACTTACACTTGTACACCTGAAATATACAGAAGGACACTTCTAGTGCATAAATCtgccaaggctgattggccacttaaTCCCCATATTGTACATGTATTAAGATCGGATACATCGGGGTCATtgtctggatccacaccaacacctgtttgtattattttacattagCACAGTTCAGATGCCTGTTTTCTTCATAAATATCTCTGCATTCTTTTTTGAGAGATTCAGATGTGCACCCGCATCCGCACCCTTAATCGAATCTGCTCCAGAggttaatggattcttcctcaGCTTATACGCCAgacttccaccaagtttcaataaattGGGTTCAGTAGTCTTTGCATAATAACTGGCAGACCGataaacagcaatgaaaacatatcctTCTCACCACAGTTAAAATACCTGATATCATAACAAGAAATCTATTTAATGAGCAAAGTTTGACAGGGTGAATTTCAGCTGGTTAGTGCCGCAGACGCAACCTTCtgatgatgataaatatttaaaatggtgtctgtgtttttccttcaggcAGATGCAAGCCCTCAAGAGGATGGAGCACGCGTTGACCACGGCCACGGAGCAGCTAGGACACGTGCAATCGATCCACAGCGAGCTGCAGGCCCAGGTGAATTGTGGGTCGGTGCTTTCAATGTCAGCAGGAGAAACGTCTGCTCAAATTTGGAGCAGTGAAACAACATGCTCGGAAACATCCAAATTCTCCCGAACAACACACACCCCTCATGGTTTTTTAGTGTGGGGACATTTTTTGAATAATGTCACAGGGCCAATAAAAAGCACATTAAGTGTTTAATCTGTATTTCACTGGACGCATTTTTGTTTCTCCGGCTTCCTGTAGTTTTACTGATGCTCAGGGTTTTTACAACGAAAagtggaaacagaaaagaacTGAGCGGGCGGGTTACGGGAAACGCATCAGCACATGTCACAAGCACATGAACGGTATGGAAGGAATTCGTTATGACACATTGGGGGATTGACACCCACGTAGGacacattgaaaacaaagcagttgCACAATAGGATTTATTCATTAATCTGCCAATCAttaaagaaacataaatataactGTTTAGACGAGGATTTAAAAGTCTCCAGCGCAAGTCAAATAAGATGTGACTGATGGGTTTAATATTTACCACAGAGTCCACACATTCTTTACTGAGGTAAAAGAACTGATTAAAAtaaagcacaatgtttgttttgctgctacAAAAGCTTTATATCGAACAGAAtatgattttagttttagttttagtttttagttcaatattgtgttgattgtattatcgtgaacagtaataaagcaaattcactttaattttatgaaaaaaaaatcgtcattgcagataaaccaggtgggatgaacGCACAGTTTTCTAACTACAGACTGTTTATAagaaaagctctgcacacaacgtccagcacacaatcAATACAAAGtgttgtagaactgtttgaggaggactcactaatgacaaggaactGTCACACTTCACAacttctgaagtagctccggatCATtaaggtttagaacaggcacgGCACTAGTGTAgcataaataaaagtgtattaCAGAACTGCAGAAAGCCCTTAAAACCTATTCATGTAGTCCCCCCATCTTCCGTGGACTAACAATCTTTAAATATGGAGCAGTGTAGCTCATACTTCTGAGCACGAGGCCTGGCAACCCTGCAGAGAGGTGCAATCCCGCACGCCCGGAGGCATTCATTTTTTATAAGCTTCAGTGAACACTTTTAGTGTCGCTGGATCTAAGGGCTATCAGAGAGGCCTCAGGGAAACTCTGATATATAGTATTAATTATTTTGCAGCCAGTGTTTTAATGTGGGATTGAATATGCACTGACCGAATTTATTATGAAGTCTGGTAATCTTTGTACCGACTCCTTGCGGCCCTTCACTTTCACATCCCCCAGATTGTAAAAGTCTAAAGGACTGTAATCAGGGAAACAATTGATGCTAATGTATTTTACGCGCTTTGTCTAAGAGTCAGGAGGGACCGTGGCAGACGTTAAGATCTCCTTTTGCTTCGCTGAAAAGCCTGAGCGCACGTTTGATGTTTACTTTCTGAATTGAACTTCCAAGTTAGATGCCGTTCCCGGAAGAGAGGCCGGCGCTCAGCAGAGGATGGAGCTTCAGAAGGAGGTGGACGCTCTTAAAGTCGGCTTTGAAAAACAGGTGGGAACAATGTGTGTGGGGTTGACTCGGTACCATTAGCAGCTCCATTAACAGTCGACTGCAGTAGCCACCTAACAAGAGAAGcctgtagtttttctttattttttttacactacaCAAAGCATTGGATAAaccatattttagttttaaaatacttttatgTCCGAGAActttaatcttgttttattgtccTTTGAATGTTTTATGTATGTTCTATTTGGTATATTTCATATTTCGAGTCTTATCTTCGAGACAAAATGATATTTTCTGTTACATAATGCTCTCATCCTACAGTATGTCACACAAAACTTTAACGATCCCTTCAGGGAAAATGCTGCACTTTGCACAAAAAAAGTTTCAGTATTCATCCTCTTCTTTATTCCATTTTCCTGTCTCATTCTGCCTCGAGTAAACCTTCAGTTTTAACCAAACGAGAACATTCTTGAATTTGTTCCCTCATCCAGCTTTCtgtggcggaggaggagagccAGAAGAAGCGTCAGTACGGGACGATTCAGGAGCTGCTGAAGGAGTCGAACCTCCTCAGAGAGGAACTCCACCACCTCAGATGTCTCACCAAGATCAAAGTTGAGGAGAGGGGCCAGAAGCACCGCGAACTGCTCAGGGCCGAggtgcaacacaacacacacacacaaaccaaacacacaccatcaggTACGTGCAGCTTAGGTCTTTTTGAAACCAGTTGTGACTTCTCCATCAGTGTATTTAttaacacatgcaaacacagagatgtATATGTCACATAAACGTGTCAGAAACATCTAAGAGCAAAATAAATGGGTCTAGTttgatgtaaatgtgacatCACAGCAAGTGAAAATGAGACAAATACAAGTGTACATGTCACCACTGTgggattttgaaaaaaaatgccCCTTCAGACTCTTCAAATTGGCAGAAATGACTCTTCAGGAGATCCTGTCTTCCTACTGATATCAAAAACACCAGTATCACTTGTGACCGAAGATTGCTGGAGTCTTTTATCTGATCAATTAGTGTTGAAAACCCAAGTCAACAATGATCAGCCTCAGTGGATTCTCATTATTCTCAAACTTCTCTGCAGAGCCCATCCAATATGGAGAAGTAGAACTTTGGGGACCGATGCAGatatttcaatcaggagagactttgagagaaacaaatgtaaattagaataaaaatgaaatttacTGTGAACAGAGGAACAGACTTTGGAGCTTGGACCTCAGCACACAATGAACACAATGTAAGCAGTCCTATGGAATTTGATGCTTTGGATATGAAGATGAATGACAAGTGATCCCAGTTCTGAACTGACTGCTGAATGACAGGAGAGAGAACATTTTAGACTTTGGCAGCTCACAGGCGATTGGCTTATTGCAAGTGTGGAGCTTAGAGACAGCAGGATTTGAGATAAGAACActgtcttcctgactgaactaaACACTTGGCTTCATTCAGGTGTAAAAACTTTCCAATACTGATATCAGCCAGTACATTTATACTCCAAAGAAACTGACAATGATTTTAACAAACCCTTTTGAAAtagaaattcaaattcaaatcaatttGCATCTTGTCTACATTGTTTATTctctaaaataaaagattttgttTCAGTAAACATAAACTCTGATACCAATATGTTTGTGACAGTCTCATATCAGCCAGCCACCAAATCAGTCAGGCTTCAACCAGGACAGCTCGATCAACAtatgaattcatttattttcgGAACAGAAGCTTccacatcattttaaaaaggatGTGCTCCCACAAATTGAAGGACGACGCTTgcgagtacacacacaaacagacgtgATGAAactgtggatgtgtttgtgtaactctCCTCAGCAACTGCACCAGCTCATCCAGTACGAGCTGCGAGAGAAAGACCTGATCATCATGGACCACAACAAGCTGAATACTCTGCTTCAGCGCAGGTGttatttcctcctctttttctttcacctgcCACCTTTCATTAAATgcgacggtgtgtgtgtgtgtgtgtgtggtgaggagAGGATCTTGATTACAGAGAAGCTTCTAAGCTGTTAATAGCAGGCATTAGAGGAACCTCTGTCACTGTCttcatattgtgtgttttttgtgcaatGTGGAGATTAATCTTGAGATTTCACAGCTCAATTCAAGATCCCTAAGTAAATTCCAGTTTCAGCAGTTGTACAGATGGTGTTTCTGCATCTTAACTTAAATACGCCCAGAGTCTTAGCGGTCGGTTCGCATCGCTGAAATTGAATTCCTATACGAAGAATATTGACGTAACCAATTCTTCAACCGATTATTGATTCTGTACTTGTTGTTGCCTCCCCCGAGCACTGTAGCAGCTGGGATCACAATTATCTCAGACGTCTGCACATGTTGTCTGGGTAGAAAACCATAACTGACTAATTGGTCATTCTTCAGTGTTCAGACTTGGACCGATGCCTCTGGCACCACCCAGAAAACCGAAGCAGAAACTCGCACAGTGCGATGTTACAGTTCACGACCGCAGACGAACGGATGAGGTTGCACTCGACACTAAATCTGCAAAAATGCACCCGAGTCTGGCAAAAACAGGACACGGATGGTTAAATATTTTGGTTCCTCTCATTGTTCAGTCACATCTTGTAAATTTTGAAATAAGGAAATCTCACACTAGTTGAGAGTATTTGCGTCTTGCATGAATATTGTGTAAATATGTCTATTTTACCATTGTTATCATTCTTTAGTTCATATTTTAACCCTTTAATATAAAgtgaaaattgtattttcaaCTGTCATTAGCTAGAGATATAAACCCTGCAGTATATAGATTGAACAGGACCTAGCTTGATGCTAAACAAAGAGAATAAAGCCGCATGTTTCACAGCTTCTGATCTTGACAGTAGCCACAAGCCAGACTTTGTAATGCAGATGCTTCATCGCTTCATcagtgtcttgttttttttacccctgtcagaatatcacagtattcTAAACTGTGCGACATGTTTACGGAGGAGAAGAATAAGTACGTCAAGCTGAAGCAGTTCGCCTCGCAGTCGTTCACAGAGCTGACGGAGCAGCTCAGGGTCCTGGAGAACGAGACGGAGATCCAGCACACCATCGTCGTCAACAAGGACAGGTGCGTGCACGTGCATGTTTCCTCGAGGgagtgaaaaaaacatcacgtacgcagaaaataagaaacacatCCTTAAAATCTTGAAACAAAAGCTGCATCTCTAAATGTTATTAtctcttatttattttacaagcGCATTTGTCACCACTGAAGCTTTGCTTGTCTGCATTTACGTCTCCATCCCAGATTCCTCACAAAGGCTCGTATGAAGCTCTCCAACTGCTCCAAAATGAGGGACAAGCTGCGCAATGACATCTCCAAGgtccagacagacacacacacacacacagacagagatgtgaTCAGTCAGCACACACTGACGGGAAGCTGGCTGTGCCTCTTCTGCGCCATAAGCCAGTATCACAAATTTAGCAGTTTATATAAACAGATTAAATATATCACAGAGGGTGATATGATTCACGGAGCCCAGAGCTCAACAGACTCAGGCTGTGGTTGAGTTGTTTTGACTGGGTTCCCAATTTGCAACCGAGCCCTGAAACCTTGTTTTCCACCACCACACACCcagcttcctctgtgtttgtgaactTTTCGTGTCACTTACAGTAGAATTCCTTGTTTAGCTTCATCAAGGGGAAGCATTTCATTGTAGTTAAAACCATAAACGTGCATCAGAACGTTTTTATACCTAATTTCCTCCAGGTTGCATGGAAGCACCATCAGATCAGTCAGGATGGTGACGACCACAAACTCGAGCTGGCGAAACTCACCCAAATGATCAACCTCCAGGAGCAGGCACTTCTGGAGATCAACAAGAACCATGAGACGGCTGTGCAGTGTCGCAATTTTCTGTAGGTTACAACTTTGACAATCTCACAGTTTTACTTTTATGAGGAtcaaataataatgtttgtgcctcggtgtgtgtgtctgtttgtcacGTCCAGTGGCATCCAGCTGCTGGAGCACGAGGAGGTGTTGTTCAACTACCGCGAGAAGGTGAACGTCCAAGAGGCGGCCGTCGGTAAGGGCAACGTGGCGCTGGAGACGTTGGAGAGGGAAATGAAAGATCTGCAGTCGGCCATTagcgaggagaggagacagattgagctgaagaagaaggaggtgCCCCTGAAGAGAAAGCTGGACGGAGAGATTGCCGTGTTGCAGATAGAGGTCAGAAAAGATCAAGAacaacgggggggggggatatttGTGTAACTGTATCTCAAGAAGTGACGAAAAATGGCCGCCTCACGTTGCAGAAAAACAGCTCCggttgaaaaaaagacattttggttcacagcggttacacaaacacagattctgAATGCACATTTGGAGATTTctgtacacatttacaaatctgaatATGAACACACGGACTGGATTACAGCTACAcaactctccacacacacaaacaatattgcTAAAATATTGGCCCTATAAAGAACATTGACAAAAAATAAGCAACAAAAGAAGTCATCCCACCTAACATTTAGAGCCGCAAGCTAGAAAAAGCGTAGGTGGACGGATGAGGATGGGtaattcatttacattttttaactgAAATCGTTcattaaaaattatattataagtaaagtatattatataataaacaGTGATGACAGTGACAGGCTCCCAACACCCACTTTCCCTTTGTCTATCGATGAAAACACTCTTTCTGAATACATACACTTTGCTTGATGTACCTTTGCTAAGGCAGCCCCCCCAATTTTGGCAGATTGGACCTATAATAAACTGCTGTCCACATTTCCCAAATGTCCAATCTTAGCATCCCGTCTGCAATCTGTTTGACG
The sequence above is a segment of the Hippoglossus stenolepis isolate QCI-W04-F060 chromosome 22, HSTE1.2, whole genome shotgun sequence genome. Coding sequences within it:
- the ccdc146 gene encoding coiled-coil domain-containing protein 146, which translates into the protein MSLSEQQGSRGEVEVKEEEEEEEEEEEEKRMEEDIPLLALAPDASLPEEQPSVSTDVPDSPAFHFLDELLLLGKISQSKATRLKSSYRRLSNTLKSAQDCELQRLGEAKRSRAELERLHTELERTEEQSISEEPESEVKELRQQLLRAYNELRAAENTQYNTQLRLKCLWEEKRYLERESETQLKPAEMESRIKALQDKNEDLRIEVAQRQVEVRSLTEDVETHEAQILREQKELEDQKEIIELKEAEKAQLISVPDQILEKMKRKRSKKEAALKEIEALNAEISETEQQVQEVEVRNRSLRMRREEVMQKLEALQAQVEASQRECRQLLKEQEVSREEEVEFIGTRGILEMKLQDVMCDRKHLFESQSVQLREKNRQMQALKRMEHALTTATEQLGHVQSIHSELQAQLDAVPGREAGAQQRMELQKEVDALKVGFEKQLSVAEEESQKKRQYGTIQELLKESNLLREELHHLRCLTKIKVEERGQKHRELLRAEQLHQLIQYELREKDLIIMDHNKLNTLLQRRISQYSKLCDMFTEEKNKYVKLKQFASQSFTELTEQLRVLENETEIQHTIVVNKDRFLTKARMKLSNCSKMRDKLRNDISKVAWKHHQISQDGDDHKLELAKLTQMINLQEQALLEINKNHETAVQCRNFLGIQLLEHEEVLFNYREKVNVQEAAVGKGNVALETLEREMKDLQSAISEERRQIELKKKEVPLKRKLDGEIAVLQIELSEARDKTLECLNQTVAYKELKGDDPTTKELVRKMEQLKVNLAERERQLLEKTLLVDQVTRLSKPLSEQDENCRQDRLSLGKKLNEIRAQIIEATHRLMAVSAELSMKQAASLSQQQEIKERELQMDRCQRRQEQGLPPCPEMEEEWRRMLRNKRRRQRDKEEREKLAQEEEWNQLPNGEFTTAESRPNAYIPETDSLPLPKPYGAQAPFKPSQPGANMRHIRKPTLKPIEM